The Sagittula stellata E-37 sequence AGCGCCTCGGCCTGAGTCGGGTTCACCTTGCCCGGCATGATGGAGGAGCCGGGCTCGTTCTCCGGCAGGATCAGTTCGCCAAGGCCGGAACGGGGGCCAGAGCCCAGCAGACGGATGTCGTTGGCGATCTTGAACAGGCTCGCCGCGACGGTCTTCAACGCACCGGAGAACATGACCATGGCGTCATGCGCGGCCAGCGCCTCGAACTTGTTGGGGGCGGTGACGAAGGGCAGGTCGGTGATCGTGGCGATGTTGCCGGCGACCATCTCGGCCCAGCCCTTTTTGGTGTTGAGTCCGGTGCCAACGGCGGTGCCGCCCTGCGCCAGCTCGTAGATGTCGGGCAGGCAGGATTCGACCCGTTCGATGCCCTTCTTGACCTGGTGCGCGTAGCCGCCAAATTCCTGGCCCAGCGTCAGCGGCGTGGCGTCCTGGGTGTGGGTCCGGCCGATCTTGATGATGTCCTTGAATTCGTTGGACTTCGCCTCCAAGGCGGCGTGCAGCTTCTTCAGGCCGGGCAGCAGGACGTCACGCGCCTGCATGCCGATTGCGACGTGCATCGCGGTCGGGAAGGTGTCGTTCGACGACTGGCCCATGTTGCAGTGATCGTTGGGGTGGACGGGGGACTTGGACCCCATTTCGCCGCCCAGCATCTCGATCGCGCGGTTGGAGATGACCTCGTTCGCGTTCATGTTCGACTGTGTGCCAGAGCCGGTCTGCCAGACGACCAGCGGGAAGTTGTCGTCGAACTTTCCTTCGATGACCTCCTGAGCGGCGGCCATGATCGCGTCGGCGACTTCGGGCGCCATTGTGCCGAGCGTCTTGTTCGCCTCTGCACAGGCCTTCTTGATGACGCCAAGGGCGCGTACGATCGGCACGGGCTGTTTTTCCCAGCCGATGGGGAAGTTCATGATCGACCGCTGGGTCTGCGCGCCCCAGTACTTTTCGGCGGGCACTTCAAGCGGGCCGAAGCTGTCGGTCTCGGTACGGGTGGCGGTCATCGGTGACTCCTGCATTTGTATGCGATTGCATGCCGGATAAAGGAAAGCGGGATGCTGGGCAATCGTGCAATCGCGCCAAGGTTTACTAAGGCCAGTGCCGCGCGCCTAGAGACGAATTGACCCAGCGGAACGGCCTATTCGTCGGCCCGCCGCGTTCCGGGCAGATGCACACGTACGAGGCTGCCACCGCCCTTGGCCTGCGTGGCAGACAACCGGCCCTTGCGCATCCCCAGAAGCCGGCGAAGCCCGAGCAGCCCGAAGCCATGGCCGTATTCGAAAGGCTTGCCGTCGAGAAAGTCGAGCGTTCCGCCGGGCAGGCCCTTGCCGTCGTCCTCCACCAGGACGTCCAGACCGTCGGGGGTGGCGCCGGCGCAGACGCGGACATGCACCCGGTCCTTGCCGGCGTGTTTCAGAGCATTGTCGACGAGATTGCGCAGGATGATCTGGAGCGCGGTCCGGTCGGCCGTCAGGCGGATCTCTTCGGCGTGGAGGTCGTGCAGCCCGCGCGGGTCGAGAACGGTGAAAATGTCACGGCAGAGCAGGTGAAGTTCGAAGCTCTCGATCCTTGCCTCGGCATTGCTGGCCTCGCTGAAGTCGAGCACCTCGCCGATCAGGTCCTGCGCCTTTTCGCTGACTTCGGACATCAGATTGGCGATTTCACGCGCTTCGGTTGCGTCTTCAGGCAGCTCATCGCGGATCAGTTCCGACAGTCCGAGGATCCGGCGCATGGGCGCGCGCAGGTCGTGGGCGGCGAACGCAAGATATTGCTCCATCTCGCAGCGGGCGCGTTCGACCCTTGCCAGCGTTTCAATGTCTTTCTTCTGAGCGGCCCGGATCGGCGTCAGGATCACCGATGTTCCGACGATGGCGATGACCTGTCCGTCATGTCCAAGGATCGGCGAAAGGGTGGTCTGCACTTCGGTTTCCGCCCCGTCGATGTCGAGCACCAGATCGTAGGTCTGTGCCGTGCGCGAAGCCATGACCTCCATGTGGCGCTGATAGGCGGCGTTGCCCAAGGTGTCATCGTAGACTTCGACCGCGGTGCGGCCCAGAACCTCATGCCGCGGGCGGGCGCCCAGACGCTCCGCCGCGCGGTTCCAGAAGGCATAGACGGGCGCTCCCTCCGCATCGGGGCGGAGAACGAATATCGGCACAGCGACAAAATCGAGAATGGCGAAGTTCAGAGGGTTCATCCCAATGTCGCCCGATACCAAGACAGGACAGTCCTCGGACGTTACGGCAATCACCCTTTAGGAAAGGTTCACTTCCGGAAGCGGTCCAGGCTGACGACCTCTGCGTCGTGGTGCTGTGCCTCGGGCTTGCCGGGACCGTCGCCGTCGGGGGTCGGATCGTCGTCGCCCTCGTCTTCCTCGCTGTCCTGGCTTTCGAAGCGCAGCCCGAATTCGACGGACGGATCGACGAAGGTGCGGATCGCGTCGTAGGGGATCGACAGCCGTTCCGGCGCATCGCCGAAGTTCAGCGTGATGGCAAAACCCTCATCGCCGACTTCGAGATCCTCGTACCAGTTCTGTACCACCACGGTCATTTCGCCGGGGTAGCGCTGTTTCAGCCAGTCGGCGAGTTCGACCTCCGGGTGGCGGGTGTCGAAGGTGATGAAGAAATGATGATCGCCGGGAAGCCCATGCTCCGACACGCCGGTCAGAACCTCCTGGATGAGGCCGCGCATCGCGCGGTGCATGAGTTTTCCGTAATCAATAGTATCGGACATATCGCGGCTTTCTTTTCGTTGCGCCCACCATATTGCTCTGGACGGAGAATGGAAGGGGGGAGTCAGACCTGCGCCAGCCCCCAGCCGGACAGCGCACAGACGGCCAGCACAAGCGGCACCGGTGCCTTCCGCGCGAACATCAGCGCGGCCAGCGCGATCAGCGGCAGGGCCTCCGGACGCAGGGTCGAGAGCACCGGCAGCGACAGCGACAAGGGGCCTTTGTCGATCGTGACCGTCTGGGCAAAGAGCGTGTGAAGCGCAAACCAAAGCGACAGGTTGGCAATGACGCCCACCACTGCGGCGGTGATACCGCTGAGGGCGGCTTGCAGGCGCGGGCGGGCGCGCAGCGTCTCCACATGCGGGGCAAAGGCGAAGATCCACAGGAAGCACGGCACGAAGGTCATCCAGAGCGTCAGCGCGCCCGCAGCCAGCGCCATGCGGACGCCGCCCGCGCTGTGTCCGGCAAGCTGCCCGACGAACTGGGTGACCAGGATCAGCGGGCCGGGGGTCGTCTCGGCCAGCCCGAGGGCATCGACCATCTGCGGCGCGGTCAGCCAGCCACGCATTTCCACGACATCCTGCGCCATGTAGGCAAGGACCGCATAGGCGCCGCCGAAGGTCACGACGGCCAGTTTCGCGAAGAAGGCCGCGAGATCGAACAGAAGCGTCTGTCCCGAGAGGTACAGGACCGGGAGCGGCAGCAGCCAGAGGACCAGCCACAAGAGGATCGTGGCCGGGGCGGTGCTGTTTCGGGGCGGTTCCGCCGGGGCGTCGGACGGCCCGTCCGCCGCGCCTCCGCCACGCAGTGCGCCCCAGGCCGCGGCCAGCGCGATGACAAGCGGGAACGGCAGGCTGAACGCGAAAAGGGCAAGGAAGGCCGCCACCGCAACCATGAAGTCCGGAGACCCTTTCAACGCCTTAGACGACAGCCGGTGGAGCGCCTGCACGACGATCACGATGACGCTCGCCTTGACGCCGAGCATCAGGGCCTCCGTCTCGGGCCGGGCGCCGTATTGGGCGTACAGCAACGCGAGGACCGCGATGACCGCCGCGCCGGGCAGCACGAAGAGCGCCCCCGCGATCAGGCCGCCGGTTATGCCGCGCAGGCGCCAGCCGGCATAGGTGGCAAGTTGCATCGCTTCGGGACCGGGCAGCAGCATGCAGAAAGAGAGCGCCCGGAGGAATTGCGCCTCGGTCAGCCAGGGGCGTTGTTCAACCAGTTCCCGATGCATGACGGCGATCTGTGCTGCCGGTCCGCCGAACGACAGCAGGCCGATACGCGCAAAGACACGGGTCAGGAGAGGGTAGGGCGTCATGATGCCCAAACGCTTAGGCGGGCTTCGTGACGTTCACAAGACGGATGGGCACAAGACGGATGAGGCGCGCAGGCGTTCAGGCAGTGGGCGCTGGCCAGTTCATCGCGATCAGCCATGCGGCGGGCAGCGCCTCCAGCAGGAACCAGACAAAGGCCTTGGGCTGCGGCGGTTTGTCCATGACCATGGAAACGAGGCGACCGGAAGCCGCGCCGGCATAGGCGATGCCCAGCATGGCATAGGCGAAATCCGCGCCGGCGACGAGGCAGCAGAGCCCCACGGCGACGAACAGGCCGCCAGCAGAGGCGCGCAACTCGCTTAGACCCATCGTGCTGTCGGCGGTCTTCAGGTCCAGGGCCTTCGCGGCGAAGCGCGGGCTGACGAAGGCCATGCCA is a genomic window containing:
- the fumC gene encoding class II fumarate hydratase, translated to MTATRTETDSFGPLEVPAEKYWGAQTQRSIMNFPIGWEKQPVPIVRALGVIKKACAEANKTLGTMAPEVADAIMAAAQEVIEGKFDDNFPLVVWQTGSGTQSNMNANEVISNRAIEMLGGEMGSKSPVHPNDHCNMGQSSNDTFPTAMHVAIGMQARDVLLPGLKKLHAALEAKSNEFKDIIKIGRTHTQDATPLTLGQEFGGYAHQVKKGIERVESCLPDIYELAQGGTAVGTGLNTKKGWAEMVAGNIATITDLPFVTAPNKFEALAAHDAMVMFSGALKTVAASLFKIANDIRLLGSGPRSGLGELILPENEPGSSIMPGKVNPTQAEALTMVCAHVMGNDAAVGIAGSQGHFELNVYNPMMSYNVLQSMQLLGDSASAFTDNMVVGIEANEARIEKLMKESLMLVTALAPTIGYDNATKVAKTAHKNGTTLKEEAIALGFVDEETFDRVVRPEDMIGPKD
- a CDS encoding ATP-binding protein, coding for MNPLNFAILDFVAVPIFVLRPDAEGAPVYAFWNRAAERLGARPRHEVLGRTAVEVYDDTLGNAAYQRHMEVMASRTAQTYDLVLDIDGAETEVQTTLSPILGHDGQVIAIVGTSVILTPIRAAQKKDIETLARVERARCEMEQYLAFAAHDLRAPMRRILGLSELIRDELPEDATEAREIANLMSEVSEKAQDLIGEVLDFSEASNAEARIESFELHLLCRDIFTVLDPRGLHDLHAEEIRLTADRTALQIILRNLVDNALKHAGKDRVHVRVCAGATPDGLDVLVEDDGKGLPGGTLDFLDGKPFEYGHGFGLLGLRRLLGMRKGRLSATQAKGGGSLVRVHLPGTRRADE
- the chrA gene encoding chromate efflux transporter, with amino-acid sequence MTPYPLLTRVFARIGLLSFGGPAAQIAVMHRELVEQRPWLTEAQFLRALSFCMLLPGPEAMQLATYAGWRLRGITGGLIAGALFVLPGAAVIAVLALLYAQYGARPETEALMLGVKASVIVIVVQALHRLSSKALKGSPDFMVAVAAFLALFAFSLPFPLVIALAAAWGALRGGGAADGPSDAPAEPPRNSTAPATILLWLVLWLLPLPVLYLSGQTLLFDLAAFFAKLAVVTFGGAYAVLAYMAQDVVEMRGWLTAPQMVDALGLAETTPGPLILVTQFVGQLAGHSAGGVRMALAAGALTLWMTFVPCFLWIFAFAPHVETLRARPRLQAALSGITAAVVGVIANLSLWFALHTLFAQTVTIDKGPLSLSLPVLSTLRPEALPLIALAALMFARKAPVPLVLAVCALSGWGLAQV
- a CDS encoding SspB family protein translates to MSDTIDYGKLMHRAMRGLIQEVLTGVSEHGLPGDHHFFITFDTRHPEVELADWLKQRYPGEMTVVVQNWYEDLEVGDEGFAITLNFGDAPERLSIPYDAIRTFVDPSVEFGLRFESQDSEEDEGDDDPTPDGDGPGKPEAQHHDAEVVSLDRFRK
- a CDS encoding DUF4345 family protein; translation: MTDLLNILIALMTIAFGGMAFVSPRFAAKALDLKTADSTMGLSELRASAGGLFVAVGLCCLVAGADFAYAMLGIAYAGAASGRLVSMVMDKPPQPKAFVWFLLEALPAAWLIAMNWPAPTA